A stretch of the Rosa rugosa chromosome 5, drRosRugo1.1, whole genome shotgun sequence genome encodes the following:
- the LOC133708001 gene encoding DNA-directed RNA polymerases II and IV subunit 5A-like — protein sequence MHRLLPLHATLQSTMLLLPYLRRFLAAISQHLHHRFDSISELLVNVTKHVLQPKYEILTAEEKKHLLRKYKLEDKKIEQPLMRNFVSNCSRL from the exons ATGCACCGACTCTTGCCTCTGCACGCGACCCTCCAATCCACGATGCTGCTGCTCCCTTACCTTCGTCGATTTTTGGCCGCCATCTCGCAACACCTCCACCACCGCTTTGATTCA ATTTCTGAACTGCTGGTCAATGTTACAAAGCATGTTTTACAGCCAAAGTATGAGATACTTACGGCTGAAGAAAAGAAACATCTGCTAAGGAAGTACAAGTTGGAAGACAAGAAG ATCGAGCAACCACTTATGAGAAATTTTGTATCAAACTGCTCAAGGCTTTGA